Genomic DNA from Campylobacter concisus:
AGCTGAGACTATCATACCAACTTTTATCCTAAGTGGCTTTTCTTCGCTACCAAGATAATTTTTCTCAGTTTCTATCCTGACCAAATAATAGCTCTCGCCAGTTTTTTCATTAGTCTCTGTATCGGCACTAATCTGCGTTACTTTGCCTTTTAAACCACCGTAAATACTAAAATCATAAGCTGTAAATTTAACCATCGTATCAAGCCCAGGCCTCAAAAACGCAACATCGGCTGGTTTTACTTTTACTTCGGCAACCAGTTTATCCTCAAGAGGAACGATCTCGGCAATATTTTCACCAGGCTTGATAACTCCTGATACGGTATGAACCATCATTTTACTAACGATACCATTTACTGGAGATCTTACATATGTTCTTTCTACTCTATCACTTAGGCTGATCTGTGATTCATTTATCCTTGCGATCTCTGCTGAAACTTCATTTAGCTCTTTTTTTGCATTATTTTTAAATGCCAGCTTTGCCTCTTCTATCTTATTTTTTGCCTCTTTTATGGTCGATTCGACCCTTGGCACGGCAAGCACAGATGCGTCAAGCTCGCCTTTTAGGTCATTTACGCGTCTTTGAAGCTGGATATACTCGACCTCGCTAACAAGACCTTTTTTAAAGATAGGCTCCATGATAGCTTTTTCTTTTAAAACAAGGTTGTAGCTATTTTGAGTTTGAGAAATTTTATTTCTAAGCTCATTTAGCTCACTTTGGCGTTGATGGATCTGCTCTGTTAGAATTCCTATTTGCTCATTTAAGTGATCAATATTTGAATTATGCAGACTTAGCTCGTATCTTATGGCTTTACTATTGTTCGCATCTCTAGCTTCGTCGTAGTCGAATTCCTTATCATTTGCCTCAGCATCAAGTCTCATAAATTTTGCTTGAAGTTCATCAAGTCTTAGTTTTGACTCACCATAACTACTCGTAAAATTTTTATTATCTAGCCTTATTAGAATTTGATCTTTCTTAACTTCGTCACCCTCTTTTACAAAAATTTGATCGACTATACCGCCTTCGAGATTTTGTATCGCTTGGTTTTTTCCAGACGGGATGATCTTACCACTACCTCTTGTGATCTCATCTATTTGTGCCCAAGAGGCCCAAACAAGAAGCCAAAACATAGTTATAGCAACCGTATAGAGTATCTTTTTGGATGTAGATGGGGCTTTAGCCAAAACAGCCTCAGAAAGACTTGACATAAATTTCAAATCATAAGCATCATAATTTTTTGTTTGAAGATTAGACTTTATATCATCTACGCTATTTAAAATTTTATTACTAGCTTCCTCTTGTTCTTTTATGTTATTCTCAGAAATTAATCTTTTTTCATTTTTTGGATTTTCATTTTGTTTATTCTTGATATCTTCTTGCATGATCACTTCCCACTAAGTCTTGCTAAAACTTCATCTCTTGGTCCGTCCAATAAAATTTTGCCATTGTCCATAACTATAAGTCTATCAACAAGATCTAGCATCGACGTCCTATGTGTAACAAGTAGCATCGTTTTATTTGCTGTATTTGTCTTTAAATTTATTTTTAACTTATTTTCAACTGTATTATCAAGAGAATTTGTTGGCTCATCAAGCAAAATAATAGGACTATCTAGCAAAAATGCCCTAGCCACAGCTATGCTTTGGCGCTGTCCGCCACTTATGCCGTCACCTCTTTCAAAAACTGGCATATCAAATCCAAGCGGATGAGCATTTACATATTCATCAACTCCGCTTACTTTAGCTGCTTTTATAATCTGAATATCATCAACATATGGTGCTTTTTGAACAATATTTTCTCTAACCGTTCCTTTAAAAAGCACAACATCTTGCGGAACGTAGCCGATGTTTCGCCTAAGATCGGCTGGATCGATTTGATTAATATCAATACCATCGATTAGCACTGAGCCTTCAGTTGGTGAGTAAAGTCCCAAAATGAGCTTTTGTAAAGTAGTTTTTCCAGAGCCATTTTTGCCTATAATGCCAACTTTTTCACCTGGCTGAATGACAAAATTTATCCTATCAAGCGAACCTTTTGTGGTATCTGGATATGTAAAGCTTACATTTTTAAACTCAATCTTTCCATCAAAAGAATTTCTTCTAACAAATTTTTTACCCTCTGGCCTTTCAACAGGCATTTGCATAATCTTACTAAGACTTTGATAGGCTGTTTTTGTCTGCTCAAAATTTGCAGCTAGTGAAGCTACCTGTCCCATAGGAGCGATAGCACGAGAGCTAAGCATAACTGCAGCGATAAGACCACCCATTGTAAGATGCGTATCTTGTATCATATAAACACCAAGAACGATGATGGCAATAGTATTTAATTGCACTAAAAAAGATGTAACAGTCGTTATCGAAGTTGTGATAATTTTTGATTTAATGCTTCTATTTGCTATCTCACCGGTTGCCTCTTCCCAGTTCCACTGTATATGTCCGCTAGCGCCAAGAGTTTTGATGGTCTCAAGACTACTAAGGCTCTCTATTAAAATTCCATTTTTTATAGCCGAAGCCTCAAATGTACTCTTAATGGCATTTTGAAGTGGATCTTTTATAAAAAATGTATAGCATAAAATAGCTATCATGATAACAATTGGCACGAGTACGATATAGCTTCCTATAAAATAAGTAACTATCAAGAAAATGATTGCAAATGGAAGATCGACAATGGCTGCCAATGAGGCTGATGAGAAGAAATTTCTAACCGTATCAAACTCTTTTAGATTACTGGCGAATGAGCCAACAGATTTTGGTTTATTGCTAAATTTCATATCCATAACGCGCTCAAATAAAATAGAACTCATTATGATGTCACTCTTTTTGCCAGCAATCTCAAGAAAATATGATCTTACAAATTTTAAAAAAAGATCTATGCCATAAACTACACTTACGCCAAGCGCCAAGACCCAAAGTGTCTCAACTGCATTATTTGGCACGACACGGTCATATACGTTCATCGTAAAAAGCGGACTAGCAAGAACAAATAAATTTATAATAAAACTTGCAAGAACAACATCAAAATAAATCTTTTTTGAACGTTTTAGAGTTCCCCAAAACCAGTGGTCATTGCCCGCATCAATTAGCTTTGTTGAGCTAGTATCCTCTGGAACAAACTCGCGCTTTAGATAGTATGCATAGCCTAAATATTCTTCTTTTAATTTACTTATTTCTATCGTGCTAGTACCAGTTGAAAGTTCTGGTGTTATGATATTTGCTGTCTTTTTATCTTTACTAAAAGATTGCAAGATGCAAGCTTTTTTGCCTCTAAGCATTAAAATGCAAGGTAAAACTAAAGGAGAGATTTGTTCAAGATCTTTTCTTACAAGGGTAGAAGCAAAACCAGCACGAGAAGCAGCACGAGAAAATAAAGACCTTGAGCTTTTAAGTGAAAAAAGCTCAATTTCATCGCCATCTTTTACTGGCAAGCCAATAGTTAAAGCATCAGCACTATATGGATTATTATGGAGCTTGGTAAAAATAACCAAACATTGAAGCAGCTCATCTTTTATCTTATCACTATGCATCTATCATCCAATGTTCTTGATTTCATCTATATAAATTCCTTGCATATTTTTAATGCCAAGATCAATTAGTTTTTTCTTCTGCTCTTCGCCTTCAACACCGATTGCGATCAAAATAATGTCTTTTGAGCTTAAAACAATATCAAGTGATTGTTTTGTATTTACTCCTGACTTATCACTTAAGAAGTCAATCAAGACATTTGACTGAATTTTTACATAATCAGGGTTAAATTCTTTTAGTTTCTCAATACCTTTTGCGTTAAGCTCGAAGTGGTCAAAACCAAATCCAAAGCCAAGCTCTTTTAATTTTTTAGTAAGCTTAACTATACTTTCTATGCTAATATCGTCTTTATTTGGAATTTCTATATAGTTTTTATATTTTGAAATTTGACTTATCTTTTTAAGTGTAGCTTCAAGTTTTGAAAAATTTTCATCTGAGTTTAATATCTCTTTGCCCAAATTTATGGCTAAATTACCGCTTGGTAAGATATTCTCCGGTAAAATTCTAGCTACTCTATTTAAGATATGAAGATCAAGCATTGCACCTAAATTTAGCTCATTGACCATCGGCATAAAATATGAGGCCATACGCCATACACCATCTTTATCAACAAGCCTCAAATAAAGCTCATACTGCTCAAAATTTGAATTAAGATCAATCACTTTTTGAGCTGCAAATTTAAATTCATCCTCTTTTATTGAGTCAAAAATAAGCTCTTTGTACTTCTCTTTACCAATCACTAAAGTATTTTGATTTTCATTAAATACCTTATATGTAAAGCTACCAGCAAGTCTTGAGCTAGCCAATGTAACATCAGCTGAAG
This window encodes:
- a CDS encoding HlyD family type I secretion periplasmic adaptor subunit → MQEDIKNKQNENPKNEKRLISENNIKEQEEASNKILNSVDDIKSNLQTKNYDAYDLKFMSSLSEAVLAKAPSTSKKILYTVAITMFWLLVWASWAQIDEITRGSGKIIPSGKNQAIQNLEGGIVDQIFVKEGDEVKKDQILIRLDNKNFTSSYGESKLRLDELQAKFMRLDAEANDKEFDYDEARDANNSKAIRYELSLHNSNIDHLNEQIGILTEQIHQRQSELNELRNKISQTQNSYNLVLKEKAIMEPIFKKGLVSEVEYIQLQRRVNDLKGELDASVLAVPRVESTIKEAKNKIEEAKLAFKNNAKKELNEVSAEIARINESQISLSDRVERTYVRSPVNGIVSKMMVHTVSGVIKPGENIAEIVPLEDKLVAEVKVKPADVAFLRPGLDTMVKFTAYDFSIYGGLKGKVTQISADTETNEKTGESYYLVRIETEKNYLGSEEKPLRIKVGMIVSADIITGKKTILDYLLKPILKAKQNALTER
- a CDS encoding type I secretion system permease/ATPase, which translates into the protein MHSDKIKDELLQCLVIFTKLHNNPYSADALTIGLPVKDGDEIELFSLKSSRSLFSRAASRAGFASTLVRKDLEQISPLVLPCILMLRGKKACILQSFSKDKKTANIITPELSTGTSTIEISKLKEEYLGYAYYLKREFVPEDTSSTKLIDAGNDHWFWGTLKRSKKIYFDVVLASFIINLFVLASPLFTMNVYDRVVPNNAVETLWVLALGVSVVYGIDLFLKFVRSYFLEIAGKKSDIIMSSILFERVMDMKFSNKPKSVGSFASNLKEFDTVRNFFSSASLAAIVDLPFAIIFLIVTYFIGSYIVLVPIVIMIAILCYTFFIKDPLQNAIKSTFEASAIKNGILIESLSSLETIKTLGASGHIQWNWEEATGEIANRSIKSKIITTSITTVTSFLVQLNTIAIIVLGVYMIQDTHLTMGGLIAAVMLSSRAIAPMGQVASLAANFEQTKTAYQSLSKIMQMPVERPEGKKFVRRNSFDGKIEFKNVSFTYPDTTKGSLDRINFVIQPGEKVGIIGKNGSGKTTLQKLILGLYSPTEGSVLIDGIDINQIDPADLRRNIGYVPQDVVLFKGTVRENIVQKAPYVDDIQIIKAAKVSGVDEYVNAHPLGFDMPVFERGDGISGGQRQSIAVARAFLLDSPIILLDEPTNSLDNTVENKLKINLKTNTANKTMLLVTHRTSMLDLVDRLIVMDNGKILLDGPRDEVLARLSGK